Genomic segment of Methermicoccus shengliensis DSM 18856:
GGAGTCCAAAATAGAGTACAGGGAGGGACTGATGAAGAACAGATACATAGGAAGGACGTTCATCATGCCTGCCCAGACCACGCGGGAGCTTGCCGTGCGGCTGAAGATGAATGCAATCACAGAGAATGTGAGGGGTCAGAGGGTGGTGCTGGTGGACGATAGCATCGTGAGGGGCACCACGTCGAGGAGGATTGTGGACATGGTGAGGGGGTGTGGTGCAAGGGCCGTCCACCTGAGGATAGGCAGCCCACCCATCATCTCCCCCTGCTATCTGGGCATCGACATGCCCACGAGGGCAGAGCTCATAGCATCGAGCCCGAGCAGGGCAGAGGGTGGAAGGGGGATGGACGAGATATGCAAGGAGCTGCACGCAGACTCCATTGGCTACCTCAGCAAGAGGGGGCTGGTGGAGGCAATCGGCATTCCCGAGGACGAGCTGTGCATGGGCTGCCTCACAGGAGTGTACCCACTGGAGATTCCAGGCGAGCGATGCAGACATGCGCAGGCGCTGCTGAGTGAGTACTTCTCTGGCACCTAAATCATTGTCCAACCAAACATTTATAAAAGGGGAGGGTCGAAGGTGGGGCTGCCCGCTTCTGTGCTCAGGTGGAGGTAGAGGTATGGACAAATCTCATGGCATCAGGAGAAAGAGCAGATACAAGCTTCAAAAGCCCAGAAGGGAGAAGGGGCTCTCACCAATAACGAGGGCAGTACAGCAGTTCGAGATAGGGGACAAGGTGTGCGTGAAGATAGACCCCAGTGTGCACAAAGGAGCCCCACATCACAAGTTCCATGGCAGGACCGCCGATGTGGTGGGTAGAAGGGGCAGGGCATACATCCTCAGAGCACGGGATGGAAGGGCGCTAAAGGAGATTATAGTACTTCCAGAGCACCTCAGACCTCATGCGTGATCAAG
This window contains:
- a CDS encoding 50S ribosomal protein L21e, with translation MDKSHGIRRKSRYKLQKPRREKGLSPITRAVQQFEIGDKVCVKIDPSVHKGAPHHKFHGRTADVVGRRGRAYILRARDGRALKEIIVLPEHLRPHA